Proteins from one Pontibacter korlensis genomic window:
- a CDS encoding GMC oxidoreductase, with product MDDFQVKKQAKKYDAVIVGSGAGGGMAAYVLANAGLKVCMLEAGPMYDPATDSAQLKNPWDSPRRGAGTKFRPFGDFDGCYWGWDIDGEPYTKAEGTEWDWFRARMLGGRTNHWGRISLRFGPKDFKHKSIDGLGEDWPIGYEDVKPFYDKVDRLIGIFGTNEGLEDEPDGIFLPPPLPRLHELMIKKAATGIGVPVIPSRLSVLTQKINDERGQCFYCAQCGRSCKAYADFSSSSCLIKPAIATGNLDVIPHAMAREVITNSEGLATGVSYVDTLDMLDYQIDGRVVILAASACESARLLLNSVSQRHPNGLANSSDVVGKYLHDSTGASVSGVLPQLMGRKRYNEDGVGGMHVYTPWWLDNKKLDFPRGYHIEYWGGMQQPAYGFGWGIENVNGKLQMHGKTQEAGGYGKSLKEDYRFMYGASIGMAGRGEAIAFESNYCEIDPNVVDKYGIPVLRFNVKYSDYEINQAKHMNETFKEIMHEMGAIITSGGDAGPHNNWGLLAPGKIIHEAGTVRMGNDPKKSALNKWSQAHDCKNVFCVDGGQFVSQGDKNITWTIMALSMRASEYIVDEMKKQNL from the coding sequence ATGGATGATTTCCAAGTTAAAAAACAAGCAAAAAAATATGATGCTGTAATAGTCGGCTCTGGAGCCGGAGGTGGCATGGCGGCTTATGTTTTAGCTAATGCCGGCTTAAAAGTATGCATGCTTGAGGCAGGTCCCATGTATGACCCTGCTACTGACTCAGCACAATTAAAGAACCCATGGGACTCTCCAAGAAGAGGAGCTGGTACCAAATTCAGGCCATTCGGCGACTTTGATGGTTGCTATTGGGGATGGGACATAGATGGCGAACCTTACACAAAGGCCGAAGGAACGGAGTGGGATTGGTTCAGAGCCCGCATGTTGGGAGGAAGAACAAACCATTGGGGTAGAATATCGCTCCGTTTTGGGCCCAAAGACTTTAAGCATAAAAGTATAGATGGATTGGGCGAAGATTGGCCTATCGGCTATGAAGACGTAAAACCATTCTATGATAAGGTAGACAGGCTGATAGGTATCTTTGGTACCAACGAAGGCTTGGAAGATGAACCGGATGGAATTTTCCTGCCGCCGCCATTGCCCCGTCTGCATGAACTCATGATCAAGAAAGCGGCTACGGGTATTGGTGTTCCTGTTATACCCTCACGGCTTTCTGTACTTACACAAAAAATCAACGATGAGAGAGGGCAGTGTTTTTACTGCGCTCAGTGCGGGCGTAGCTGTAAAGCCTATGCAGACTTCTCCTCATCATCCTGCCTTATAAAACCAGCCATTGCTACCGGCAACCTGGATGTAATTCCACACGCAATGGCGCGTGAAGTGATAACAAACTCTGAGGGGTTGGCAACAGGTGTATCTTATGTGGATACATTGGACATGCTAGACTATCAGATTGATGGACGTGTAGTTATACTGGCAGCAAGTGCCTGCGAAAGTGCCCGTCTTTTACTTAACTCAGTGTCTCAGCGCCACCCGAATGGTTTGGCAAACTCAAGTGATGTAGTTGGTAAATACCTGCACGACTCAACTGGTGCTTCTGTTAGTGGTGTACTGCCACAACTTATGGGCCGCAAGCGCTACAATGAAGATGGCGTTGGAGGAATGCACGTGTACACTCCTTGGTGGCTGGACAACAAGAAACTTGACTTCCCAAGAGGTTATCATATAGAGTACTGGGGAGGTATGCAACAACCGGCTTATGGCTTTGGTTGGGGTATAGAAAACGTGAACGGCAAACTGCAAATGCATGGTAAGACTCAGGAGGCAGGTGGCTATGGTAAGTCTCTGAAAGAAGACTACCGATTTATGTATGGTGCCAGTATAGGTATGGCTGGGCGCGGAGAAGCCATCGCTTTTGAAAGCAACTACTGCGAGATAGACCCTAATGTGGTTGATAAGTATGGTATACCTGTGCTGCGGTTCAATGTAAAATACTCGGATTATGAGATAAACCAGGCCAAGCACATGAATGAGACTTTCAAAGAGATCATGCATGAAATGGGAGCCATTATTACCTCGGGTGGTGATGCGGGGCCGCACAATAACTGGGGGCTGTTAGCTCCTGGTAAAATTATCCATGAAGCTGGTACCGTACGAATGGGGAATGACCCTAAGAAATCAGCTCTGAACAAGTGGAGCCAGGCGCACGATTGCAAAAATGTATTCTGCGTGGACGGTGGCCAGTTCGTATCGCAAGGCGACAAGAACATCACCTGGACTATCATGGCGCTGTCTATGCGAGCGTCTGAGTACATAGTTGATGAAATGAAGAAGCAAAATCTCTAG
- a CDS encoding 3-keto-disaccharide hydrolase gives MIKKALLTTLLAGSFFAVQAQQKAKPEDTEVWEPVPKLVKPGEVRIEAPADAIVLFDGKNLDQWVMADDRTKPAQWTVADGVLTVNKKTGNIETKKAFTDYQLHIEWRIPANINLEGQSRGNSGVFLASTGKGDAGYELQVLDSYNNKTYVNGMAGSIYKQFVPLANPAKKPGEWQSYDIFWKAPTFEADGTVKTPARVTVLFNGVLVQNNVELLGPTQYIGKPSYKKHGPAPIKLQSHGDPSEPISFRNIWIREL, from the coding sequence ATGATAAAGAAAGCCTTACTTACCACCCTGTTAGCCGGTAGTTTCTTTGCGGTGCAGGCACAGCAGAAAGCTAAGCCAGAAGATACAGAGGTTTGGGAGCCAGTACCTAAGCTTGTAAAGCCAGGGGAGGTGCGCATAGAGGCACCGGCAGATGCTATCGTTCTGTTTGACGGAAAAAACCTTGACCAATGGGTGATGGCCGATGACAGGACAAAACCAGCACAGTGGACGGTGGCTGACGGCGTGCTGACGGTAAACAAGAAAACCGGAAACATCGAAACCAAGAAAGCTTTTACAGATTACCAGTTACACATAGAATGGCGCATCCCTGCAAACATTAACCTTGAAGGACAGTCCAGAGGTAACAGTGGTGTGTTTCTGGCCTCTACAGGAAAAGGCGATGCAGGGTATGAGCTGCAGGTGCTGGATTCCTACAACAACAAAACTTATGTGAACGGGATGGCGGGAAGTATATACAAGCAGTTTGTTCCGCTGGCAAACCCTGCCAAAAAGCCGGGTGAATGGCAGAGCTACGATATTTTCTGGAAGGCTCCTACTTTCGAGGCTGATGGTACAGTAAAAACTCCTGCGCGGGTAACGGTTCTGTTCAATGGTGTACTTGTGCAGAATAACGTGGAGCTGTTGGGGCCTACACAGTACATTGGTAAACCGTCTTATAAAAAGCACGGCCCTGCCCCGATCAAGCTACAGTCACATGGCGACCCAAGTGAGCCTATCAGCTTCCGTAATATTTGGATAAGAGAGCTGTAG
- a CDS encoding RagB/SusD family nutrient uptake outer membrane protein: MKRFRIFILLAGLTCFSCEDFLEEVPRDELSANQNFTLPAHAYNAVNSLYRNGVPQLFDGGVYGGAEAIIGNYMSGFFDNEYKGQEVHVQHAQQLTLNGNNLNGYLGGIWDDLYRGISRANNAIKNIPTTPGLTDAEKNRLSAEARFFRGYAYFYLVRMFGEVPVVTEPYESLDNLYVEKNSVKEVYNLIEEDLKFAVNEGGLAEVSMANNGNRVTRGAAATLLADVYLTMSGYPLQEDRYADAAAMAELVINSGAYSLTTHGRDASGNVVPQNSAYNKLRQGDASANEYVFFHEYAVGIADNSYPQWSYPVSMAQHVAYALTNGAYQPVNQFLWGYDPENDLRVQEKQYYHTTLTLENGEVETFEPSPYFWHDDEAMFETASSGKDVVMYSYSDVLLIAAEAKARSQGVTADAVNYLAQVKSRAYWKQDPEQIRNELAAMSPDEFVEEVWEERYRELVFEFRLWFDMIRTRKYPETSANNRGEIDFVDLVGHANNWGKVFEEKHLLFPIPEAERQRNPSLGAQNPGY, translated from the coding sequence ATGAAAAGGTTTAGAATATTCATATTGTTAGCAGGACTCACTTGCTTTTCCTGCGAAGACTTCCTGGAGGAGGTACCTAGGGACGAATTGAGTGCCAACCAGAATTTTACATTGCCAGCTCACGCCTATAACGCTGTAAACTCTTTGTATAGAAACGGGGTGCCTCAGCTATTCGATGGAGGTGTATACGGTGGTGCGGAAGCCATCATAGGCAACTACATGTCAGGCTTCTTCGACAACGAGTATAAAGGGCAGGAGGTGCACGTACAGCACGCTCAGCAGTTAACTCTAAACGGCAACAACCTGAATGGTTATCTGGGAGGTATTTGGGATGACCTTTACAGAGGCATCTCCAGAGCAAACAATGCTATCAAGAACATCCCGACAACGCCGGGCTTAACTGATGCAGAAAAGAACCGTCTTTCTGCCGAGGCCAGGTTCTTCAGAGGTTATGCTTACTTCTATTTGGTACGCATGTTCGGCGAAGTGCCTGTTGTAACAGAACCTTACGAGTCGCTTGACAACCTCTATGTCGAAAAAAACTCAGTTAAAGAGGTTTACAACTTGATCGAAGAGGATCTGAAGTTTGCAGTTAACGAAGGAGGTCTTGCTGAGGTCTCTATGGCAAACAATGGAAACCGTGTAACAAGAGGTGCTGCAGCCACTTTACTGGCTGATGTATACCTGACCATGAGCGGATATCCTCTGCAGGAAGACAGATATGCTGATGCTGCAGCTATGGCGGAACTAGTTATAAACAGTGGTGCCTATAGCCTTACAACGCACGGCAGAGATGCTAGCGGAAACGTGGTGCCACAAAACAGTGCCTACAATAAGCTTCGCCAGGGAGATGCATCAGCTAATGAGTATGTTTTCTTCCATGAGTACGCAGTAGGTATAGCTGATAACTCTTATCCGCAGTGGTCATACCCTGTTTCAATGGCGCAGCATGTAGCCTACGCTTTGACAAATGGTGCTTACCAGCCTGTTAATCAGTTTTTGTGGGGCTACGATCCTGAGAATGACCTGAGAGTTCAGGAGAAGCAGTATTACCATACTACCCTGACCTTAGAGAACGGAGAAGTAGAAACGTTTGAGCCTTCTCCATACTTTTGGCACGATGACGAGGCGATGTTTGAAACTGCCAGCTCTGGAAAAGATGTGGTTATGTATAGCTATTCAGATGTTCTGTTGATTGCGGCTGAGGCAAAAGCAAGATCTCAGGGTGTTACTGCCGATGCGGTAAACTACTTGGCACAGGTTAAAAGCAGAGCCTATTGGAAGCAGGACCCAGAGCAGATCAGAAATGAACTAGCCGCTATGTCTCCAGATGAGTTTGTAGAGGAAGTATGGGAGGAGCGATACAGAGAACTGGTGTTTGAGTTCAGACTGTGGTTTGATATGATCAGAACCAGAAAGTATCCTGAGACATCAGCTAACAACCGAGGAGAAATAGACTTTGTAGACCTGGTTGGCCACGCTAATAACTGGGGCAAAGTGTTTGAGGAGAAGCACCTGCTGTTCCCAATCCCTGAGGCTGAAAGACAGAGAAACCCAAGCTTAGGAGCACAGAACCCAGGCTATTAA
- a CDS encoding gluconate 2-dehydrogenase subunit 3 family protein: MDRRESFKAIVLGTVSSVLLLDSCNSKTDEQLVEVIESPESPKGMMPEEIARLEEVKSKTFFSKEEMATVTLLANIIIPEDEVSGNASDAGVPDFIEFIVKDKPEHQTPMRSGLKWLDIQCMNRYNKPFREASEKQQLEMVDAIAYPEKAKPEMKKGVAFFNLMRNLTATGFFTSEMGVKDLGYQGNRPNQWNGVPEEVLKQHNLAYTEKELKECIRYNVSA, encoded by the coding sequence ATGGACAGAAGAGAATCCTTTAAAGCTATTGTGTTAGGTACAGTTTCCTCAGTACTGCTCTTAGACTCTTGCAATAGCAAAACAGATGAACAGCTTGTTGAAGTTATAGAGTCGCCAGAATCCCCTAAAGGGATGATGCCTGAGGAGATCGCGCGCCTGGAGGAGGTTAAATCCAAAACCTTTTTTTCCAAGGAGGAGATGGCTACTGTAACACTTTTGGCAAACATCATAATCCCGGAAGATGAAGTGAGTGGCAATGCATCCGATGCCGGTGTGCCTGACTTTATCGAGTTTATTGTGAAGGACAAGCCAGAGCATCAAACTCCTATGCGCAGCGGATTAAAGTGGTTGGATATACAGTGCATGAACCGGTACAACAAGCCGTTCAGAGAGGCCAGCGAAAAGCAGCAGCTAGAAATGGTGGATGCCATTGCTTATCCTGAAAAGGCAAAGCCTGAAATGAAGAAGGGTGTTGCCTTCTTTAACCTGATGCGCAACCTTACAGCAACTGGCTTCTTCACTTCCGAAATGGGCGTTAAGGACCTGGGCTACCAAGGAAATCGTCCGAACCAGTGGAACGGAGTTCCTGAGGAAGTACTGAAGCAACATAACCTGGCTTACACAGAAAAAGAGCTGAAAGAATGCATACGGTATAATGTCAGTGCATAA
- a CDS encoding LacI family DNA-binding transcriptional regulator, protein MDKKKIRIKDIAQLAGVSVGTVDRVLHRRGKVSDEALQKVLATLHEIDYKPNLIARTLGSRKANRIAVLTPDPTLDEYWHQSFLGTNLALEEWAQYDFEIKTFPFDLYDKSSFRSAAQAACDAEPDGVIIAPIFYQEALPFFKHLDTNDIPYILINTNIPEAQPLSFIGQNLYESGKVGAELLHLRQKCTGTFALLHISEDSNNSLHLLEKEKGFIDYFREADLDVSIKVMNLINKEEASVKKELLDLIYTPQLNGIFVSTSKACSYVASLLVEHGKQHVRLVGYDLLEENINYIKSGAIDFLINQNPKRQTFLGISHLANYLLLKKEPPQKDLFPLEIITKHNLKSYLESGIR, encoded by the coding sequence ATGGATAAAAAGAAAATAAGAATAAAAGACATTGCACAGCTAGCCGGCGTCTCGGTAGGCACAGTAGATAGAGTGCTCCACAGGCGGGGAAAAGTATCAGATGAGGCACTACAAAAGGTCTTGGCTACTCTCCATGAAATAGACTATAAACCCAACCTGATTGCCCGAACACTAGGATCCAGAAAGGCCAATCGAATTGCAGTACTTACACCAGATCCGACACTAGACGAGTACTGGCATCAATCTTTTTTAGGAACGAACCTGGCGCTAGAAGAATGGGCACAGTATGATTTCGAGATTAAGACGTTCCCTTTTGACCTTTATGATAAAAGTTCCTTCAGGAGTGCGGCACAGGCCGCCTGTGATGCAGAACCAGACGGAGTCATCATTGCTCCTATCTTCTATCAGGAAGCCCTTCCTTTTTTCAAACATCTTGATACAAATGATATCCCGTACATCCTTATCAATACTAACATACCAGAGGCACAGCCTCTAAGCTTTATTGGTCAGAACCTGTATGAAAGCGGGAAAGTGGGAGCAGAACTTTTGCATTTGCGCCAAAAATGTACAGGTACGTTTGCGCTACTTCATATTAGCGAAGACAGCAATAACTCCCTTCACCTTCTGGAAAAGGAAAAAGGCTTTATTGACTACTTCCGTGAAGCAGACCTTGATGTTAGTATTAAGGTAATGAACCTTATCAACAAGGAGGAAGCTTCTGTGAAAAAGGAACTCTTAGATTTGATTTACACCCCACAGCTCAATGGGATTTTTGTGTCTACCTCAAAAGCTTGCTCTTATGTAGCTTCGTTACTTGTAGAGCACGGAAAGCAACATGTAAGGCTTGTTGGGTATGACTTGCTGGAGGAGAACATAAACTACATAAAATCTGGGGCTATAGACTTTCTTATCAATCAAAATCCCAAGCGTCAAACGTTTCTAGGCATAAGCCATTTAGCAAATTACCTGCTATTAAAGAAAGAGCCACCACAAAAAGACCTCTTCCCGCTAGAGATCATCACAAAGCACAACCTAAAGTCGTACTTAGAATCTGGAATCCGTTAA
- a CDS encoding SusC/RagA family TonB-linked outer membrane protein, producing the protein MKHHFTGLFNGSYVRGKGQRLCAGILSVTMCAGISVTQGYAAEKTQLNVFPSALVSEKGAGADFVSKFDIAVRGTVRDENGTPLPGVTVIVKGTSIGASTNADGNFNLNVPDEHRNGTLVFSYIGFTTKEVAINGQSEINVTMAADTKALDEVVVVGYGTQRKSDVTGSVGVVSSEELLKAPVNNALQGLQGRVAGVNVKLNSGSPTSSPRVVIRGVGTLNASSSPLYVVDGVVMEDIQFLNPNDIESMEVLKDASSTAIYGARGANGVILVTTRRGALTDGVVVGYDGFVSVGQIRKKMDLLNAEEWLQVVETGMANTPKYRPDANPVFTKNDPRLFDASGNPLYDTDWQDEATRTAVSHNHQLSFQTRADKSSFGTFLNYSKMEGIMLNSWLERVNGKIAYDANPKKWFSFGVNLLVNHTKENEAEEGGGHQMPRRTMIEMPPIFPVKFPDGTWSNSSLISDAYNLEGMANPVHVLETQERLRDRTQLFGNTYLTFHLLPGLDLRTQFGFDRHDRNFREYYPTDLLNISSPLGRAYLADQKVNYWQEETFLSYNKEIGDHRINSVLGLSWQERTYQSTSVEARGFADDFFKYNQIQSASQPGAPQSDYDKWSMNSYFVRGGYTYKDKYLLTLTGRVDGSSRFGENNKYGFFPSVGLGWVISNEPFLQNVGALNEFKLRTSYGVTGNTEIPTYQSLATVSSGTVLIGGNRQTASFQNRMPNPNLKWERTKQFDIGFNTRLFNHRVGVEFDYYYKLTTDLLLDRPIPHTTGFASVRDNIGSVSNRGIEALITTTNIENNNFSWTSTLNFNYNKNRIEKLGENDEDIEPGPWWVSGSQTILRVGESVASFWGYERLGVWGTDEAEEAARVGAVPGEAKRATEKSILGKGLPDWSGSFINNFRYKSFDLAVDLQFVSGVDILQQFYHSTEDRSGIANGLRTILTEGWTPENQNTMVQEIRNQAYAGQNSEIDSRWVADGSYIRGNLISLGYNFDNTFLPSLNLKALRVYASVQNAFVIHSDDFQGYDPEATSWGGDQWGQNIFFFQYPRPRTYTLGLNVKF; encoded by the coding sequence ATGAAACACCACTTTACAGGTTTGTTTAATGGTAGCTATGTAAGAGGAAAGGGGCAAAGGCTCTGCGCTGGCATCCTCTCCGTTACAATGTGTGCAGGTATCTCCGTCACACAAGGCTATGCAGCTGAGAAGACTCAGTTGAATGTATTCCCTTCGGCCCTCGTCTCAGAAAAAGGGGCAGGCGCAGACTTTGTTTCAAAGTTCGACATTGCGGTAAGAGGTACTGTAAGAGACGAGAACGGTACGCCTTTACCAGGTGTAACCGTTATTGTAAAAGGAACAAGTATCGGTGCCTCCACTAACGCAGACGGTAACTTTAACTTGAATGTACCTGATGAGCATCGAAATGGTACCCTGGTATTTTCTTACATAGGTTTTACCACGAAAGAAGTTGCTATTAATGGGCAGAGCGAAATTAACGTAACCATGGCTGCCGATACCAAAGCACTTGATGAGGTTGTAGTGGTAGGATATGGTACACAAAGAAAATCAGATGTAACTGGCTCTGTGGGGGTGGTTAGTTCTGAGGAACTCTTAAAAGCCCCGGTTAATAACGCGCTTCAAGGCTTACAGGGTAGAGTAGCGGGTGTAAACGTAAAACTGAACTCTGGTTCCCCTACCAGCAGCCCACGCGTAGTTATCAGAGGTGTCGGAACCTTGAATGCTTCTTCCAGCCCGCTATATGTTGTTGATGGTGTGGTGATGGAAGACATACAGTTCCTGAACCCTAATGACATCGAAAGCATGGAAGTGCTAAAGGATGCTTCCTCCACTGCTATCTATGGAGCACGCGGCGCTAACGGGGTTATCCTGGTTACAACACGCAGAGGAGCTCTGACAGATGGTGTAGTGGTAGGCTACGATGGCTTTGTAAGCGTTGGGCAGATTCGAAAGAAAATGGACCTGCTGAATGCTGAAGAGTGGTTACAGGTGGTGGAAACAGGTATGGCAAACACGCCGAAGTATAGACCGGACGCTAATCCTGTGTTCACTAAAAACGATCCACGACTTTTTGATGCTAGCGGTAACCCGTTATACGACACTGATTGGCAGGACGAAGCAACCCGCACCGCTGTATCGCATAACCACCAGCTTTCTTTCCAAACAAGAGCTGATAAATCCTCTTTCGGTACTTTCCTGAATTATTCTAAAATGGAAGGTATCATGCTGAACAGCTGGTTAGAAAGAGTAAACGGCAAAATTGCCTATGATGCAAATCCTAAAAAGTGGTTCTCTTTTGGTGTAAACCTGTTGGTTAACCATACAAAGGAAAACGAAGCTGAAGAAGGTGGCGGACATCAAATGCCGCGACGAACTATGATTGAGATGCCTCCGATCTTCCCGGTAAAATTCCCGGATGGTACCTGGAGCAATAGCAGCTTGATAAGTGATGCCTACAACCTAGAAGGTATGGCTAACCCAGTGCATGTACTGGAAACGCAGGAGCGCCTGAGAGACAGAACACAGCTCTTTGGTAATACTTACCTGACGTTCCACCTGCTGCCTGGACTTGACCTTAGAACGCAATTCGGTTTTGACAGACATGACCGTAACTTCAGGGAATATTACCCAACTGACCTGCTGAACATTTCTTCTCCGCTGGGCAGAGCATACTTGGCAGACCAGAAGGTTAACTATTGGCAGGAAGAAACTTTCTTGTCTTACAATAAAGAGATAGGGGATCATAGAATAAACTCTGTGCTAGGTTTAAGCTGGCAGGAACGTACTTATCAATCTACTTCTGTAGAAGCCAGAGGATTTGCTGACGACTTCTTTAAGTATAACCAAATTCAATCTGCCAGCCAGCCAGGAGCACCTCAGTCTGACTACGATAAATGGTCTATGAACTCTTACTTCGTACGCGGAGGCTATACTTACAAAGACAAATACCTGCTTACTTTAACAGGTAGGGTTGATGGTTCATCCCGTTTTGGAGAGAATAATAAGTACGGCTTCTTCCCATCTGTTGGCTTAGGTTGGGTAATTTCTAATGAACCTTTCCTGCAGAATGTTGGCGCTCTTAATGAGTTCAAACTAAGAACAAGCTATGGTGTGACAGGTAACACAGAAATTCCTACCTATCAGTCTTTAGCTACAGTGTCTTCTGGTACAGTACTGATTGGCGGAAACAGGCAAACAGCGAGTTTCCAGAACAGAATGCCAAACCCTAACCTGAAATGGGAAAGAACAAAGCAGTTCGACATAGGTTTCAACACGCGTCTGTTCAACCACAGAGTAGGAGTAGAGTTTGACTACTACTACAAGCTGACAACTGACCTGTTGCTAGACAGACCTATTCCGCATACAACAGGCTTTGCGTCTGTGAGAGACAATATCGGTTCGGTGTCTAACAGAGGTATAGAGGCACTCATTACTACAACCAATATTGAGAACAATAACTTCAGCTGGACCTCTACCCTTAACTTCAACTACAACAAGAACAGAATTGAGAAGCTAGGAGAGAATGACGAGGACATCGAGCCAGGACCATGGTGGGTATCCGGTAGCCAGACAATTCTGCGTGTAGGTGAGTCAGTTGCCTCCTTCTGGGGTTATGAGCGCCTTGGTGTTTGGGGAACTGATGAAGCCGAAGAAGCAGCAAGAGTTGGTGCAGTACCAGGCGAAGCAAAGCGTGCAACTGAGAAGTCCATCCTGGGTAAAGGCCTTCCTGACTGGTCAGGTAGCTTTATTAACAACTTCCGCTATAAGAGCTTTGACTTGGCAGTTGACCTGCAGTTTGTGTCCGGGGTTGACATCTTACAGCAGTTCTACCACTCTACTGAAGACAGGTCTGGTATCGCGAACGGTCTGCGCACTATCCTGACAGAAGGTTGGACGCCTGAAAACCAAAACACTATGGTTCAGGAAATCAGAAACCAGGCTTATGCTGGACAGAACAGTGAGATCGACAGCCGTTGGGTAGCAGATGGTTCTTATATCAGAGGTAACCTGATTTCACTTGGGTACAACTTTGACAACACATTCCTGCCATCGCTGAATCTAAAGGCGCTGCGTGTGTATGCTAGTGTTCAGAATGCCTTTGTTATTCATTCAGATGATTTCCAGGGATATGATCCGGAAGCTACCTCTTGGGGTGGAGACCAGTGGGGGCAGAATATCTTCTTCTTCCAGTATCCTAGACCAAGAACTTACACATTAGGATTGAATGTAAAATTCTAA